The following is a genomic window from Micromonospora cathayae.
TCCGTCTGCGGTGCGTGCTGAACTGGGTGAATCCCTCCCGACAGCATCCAGGTGGACCTGCCACTCATTCCGCCAACCGCAAGACCCGATCGGCCCGATCCGCCACCTGCTTGTAGGTGACCACCTCGACCCTGGACAGGTGGCTGTTGTATACCCGCAGCGCTGCGTCCACCTCGTTCTCGCTCGCCTCCTCCTCGAACTGCGGATGCCCGATGATCACCGACGCTGAGGCACGCCGTACGTCGATGCCCTGCTCCGCGAGCCGGGGACGGTCCTCGTCCAAGACCACGAGGTAGTTCATCGCCTGCGCCACCGCCCTGTGCACCTCGTTGGTCGGCACCCACCGGCCCCGTTGACGGGTGAGTAGTGGAACGGCGGCCCGCTTCAACTCGACCACGTGCACCGTGCCGTCCGGCCGGAGCAGCGTCAGGTCCAACTCGATTCCGCGACTGATCCGCCGTGGCCCCAACCTGTCCGCCAGCTGCGTTCCACCGAATATCCAGAGATTCTTCTCCAGCGCTCGTTGCAGGTCGCGCTCGCTGCTGTGCCGGTTGAGGACGACGGCATCGAGATCCCGAAGCGCCCGACGCCGTGCTCGCAGCAACACCACGTCGGCGATTTCTTCGGCCGAAGCCTCAGCGGTTGGCGTGAAACCGGCACCTGAATCGCCAATGTGCAAGCGGTCGAGCAGCACCTCCGTCATCCAGGTCGCCTGCTCGTTCGTGCTACGACTGACCTCGAAGACCCCGGTTGCCCCGGCCACGTCCGTGATGACCAGGCGCTTCATCTCATCGACATATGCCATGACCTCGTCACGGGTTGCCTGCGGGTGTTCGTCGAGGAACGTGCGAACCTGGTCCGCGACGAATGTCGCGGAGATCGACACGAAGGTGGTCAGCGCGTTCGCGTGTCGGCCCCGGGCACCGCCGAGCAGCTGGTACTTGATCTCCAAGTCCGGGGCCAGCATGACATTGGTCGCGTACGAGAGGGCGTCCTCCAACCGTTCGGCGGCGTCCTGGTCGCCTTCGGCGCGGGCCCCCGCGTGAGCATGACGCAGTAGATCGGTGAGCGTCCTGCCGCCACGATAGGGACTCCGGTATCCCATGTGCCGCTGTGCGTCCTCCACGAGGTTGCGGACGTGGTCGGAAAGGCCGTACTCGACGATCTTTTCGAGCAGAAGGCGCAGGGCGAAGTCGGATCGGACGCGGGGGCGAGATCCGGGCATGTCGGGATCTTCGCACGGGGGTATGACCCGACCGGCTGCCCCTTCGGTGCCGCGTACCACAGATCACGTACTTCACGTACTTGACGTACCTGCGAGGGATTGCCATGCTGAGGTCGAAGGGGGGTGCTGTCACGTGGTCGTGCACTACGACAGCTACACCGAAGCCCGAGCGCATCTGAAGGATCTGCTGGACGCGGCGGGCCGCGGGGGAGTAGCCACCGTTCGACGTGACTCCCACCGCATCGCGTTGGTGGACCAGGAGCGACTGCGGCACTTCCTTGCCTCGGTCACTCCTGCTGACACGCAGGTCGTGCCCGAGGCCGACGGGTGGTCGATCTTCATTCCCGGCTTGCCGGTGGCAGCCGACGGGGCGACCTTCGACGACGCTGTCGACGAGATGATCAGCGCCCTGCGCGAGTACGCCGACGACTGGCAGGAGCGGCTGGTCAATGCGCCCAACCACGCCAGCAACTGGGGCCTGGTCCAGTTGGTGAGCCTCAGCGACGACTCGCAACTCCGCGAGTGGCTGGTGGGGGCGAGTCGGTGAGCTGGCCGGCACCGACGAGGTACCACCATCAGGCGTTCTGCCGGCAGGAGGGCTGGCAGCAGGTACGCGACGCGCGCGGACGCACCGGCACGCACCACGTCACCTACGAGCTCCACCTGAAGGACGGTCGGATCCTCCGTACCCGTATCTCACACCCGCCCGACCGCAGTACGTACGGGCCGGCGCTCTGGCGTCACATCCTCCGCGATCAGCTCGACGTCTCGGAGGACGAGTTCTGGGCCTGCGTGCGTGCCGGTGTGAAGCCCGACCGGGGTGAGCCAGCGAGCCCGGCCGAGGCACTACCCGGTGAGGTGGTTCATCTGCTCATCACCCGGGTCGGGCTGACCG
Proteins encoded in this region:
- a CDS encoding Shedu anti-phage system protein SduA domain-containing protein, whose amino-acid sequence is MPGSRPRVRSDFALRLLLEKIVEYGLSDHVRNLVEDAQRHMGYRSPYRGGRTLTDLLRHAHAGARAEGDQDAAERLEDALSYATNVMLAPDLEIKYQLLGGARGRHANALTTFVSISATFVADQVRTFLDEHPQATRDEVMAYVDEMKRLVITDVAGATGVFEVSRSTNEQATWMTEVLLDRLHIGDSGAGFTPTAEASAEEIADVVLLRARRRALRDLDAVVLNRHSSERDLQRALEKNLWIFGGTQLADRLGPRRISRGIELDLTLLRPDGTVHVVELKRAAVPLLTRQRGRWVPTNEVHRAVAQAMNYLVVLDEDRPRLAEQGIDVRRASASVIIGHPQFEEEASENEVDAALRVYNSHLSRVEVVTYKQVADRADRVLRLAE